The following proteins are encoded in a genomic region of Takifugu flavidus isolate HTHZ2018 chromosome 3, ASM371156v2, whole genome shotgun sequence:
- the LOC130523318 gene encoding protein unc-80 homolog isoform X14 has translation MVKRKSLDENEPECGKGIPFPIQTFLWRQTSAFLRPKLGKQYEASCVSFERVLVENKLHGLSPELSEAIQSISRWELVQAALPHVLHCTSILLSNRNKLGHQDKLGVAETKLLHTLHWMLLEAAHECNHEPSLGHGWSAGGSSSSSAFLQPVGNQGSSPGAPLGSCAGSSALGGSGPQHGSSLLEEDENARAKLFNKSMATVELFVFLFAPLIHRIKESDLNFRLASGLVIWQPMWEHRQPDIPAFTLLIKPIRNIVTAKRNSPVNNQCSPGGSANPGPMSQGFQVVCEAARSDSSSSPASAEQSCRRGNSVEKGGPSQQPPPVKGPSKKKTSAPAGLPASLAQRARYATYFDVAVLRCLLQTHWTEEGVHWALMYYLQRLRQILEERPERVAEPLAAPLPRPRSSSMVAAAPSLVNTQKTQDMSLKCNEEEKSLSTETFAKVSLTNLRRQAVPDLASDLGMNIFKKFKNRREDRERKGSIPFHHTGKKRQRRMGMPFLLHEDQLDVSPTRSTFSFGSFSGLGDDRRALDRGGWQATFMGKFTRRGSTDTAADADSLNAKHSHSHHSLLRDMPDHSNSHSDNAVKEVRSQISTITMAAFNTTVASFNVGYADFFTEHMKRLCNPVAVPEMPVEPLACANLPRSFTDSCINYSFLEEGENIEGTNNFVLKNGMLDLTAVLRALYAVLSHDISSRICDVTLNIIDCLLQLGVVPGMGKKLSKAENKENQEARAKDAAGQGLGGGAQGGGAVPGAGGGGDGGSGGGGGGGGGSGGGSGQGSKDDVKNNKDNDKKEEGSSFSTHRLALTMLIKIVKSLGCAYGCGEGHRGLSGDRLRMQAQNCLTSLYKLDRVQFRQTMREYVNKDSLNNIVDFLHALLGFCMEPITDKYGSAGERSRRAKKRNIDKAGFGNNFTTGDNKSVAQNMEAVVVGCMFKSLITRCASTTHELHSPENLGLYCDIRQLVQFIKEAHGNVFRRVALSALLDSAEKITTAKKTDEKEEAKQSGGRSDEQIPGALLGRKDFWRKMFKSQSAASDTSSQSEQDTSECTTAHSGTTTDRRSRSRSRRISLRKKLKLPIACRGTARAPLTLSVLRNWLKRSSLSGLTDGVEDLLDISSVDRLSFIRQSSKVKFTSAVKLSEGGAVGVEYTRDEEENFFKRLGKWRSGRRNPSKLHHTEEKDGPHGFQEHLAASQEAMKNKNVVNLGAIRQGMKRFQFLLNCCEPGTIPDASILAAALDLEAPVVARASLFLECARFVHRCNRGNWPEWMKGHHVNITKRGLSRGRSPIVGNKRNQKLQWNAAKHFCQWGDAIGTRLSELCHSDSESPANILGYIFDEETKRRMRKEDEEEDYLDDNTVNPTKCGCPFALKMAACQLLLEITTFQRETFPCLPRPRTEPLVDLDSCRLRLDPELGRHRYERKISFAGILDDEDGHDSLNSSSHTLKSDTTCDEKKGQEAQDDLSPLPSSPAPIRKIRIGGSRLLQIKGARSFRVKKGGSLSSIRRAGSLKSTKLSRQDSESENEEGLLSQTHSRDTVTDIGSPFSTSEPSIEPEGQSSGGTEDNYHRNMSWLHIMILLCNQQSFICTHIDFCHPRCYQHHSRSCARLVRAIKLVYGETVDSLREDSAISGHIMARAKKNKESSDKSCLRTPSMKRRPTDPNTEGKKDTGMLKYIRNQVMSLSPAPLSLLIKAAPILTDDMYGDIQPAAWELLLSVDEHMAAAAAAMFLLCAVKVPDAVTEMMMAELHHQEACQRINSILKFYTLWRFRYEVWPRMEEGAQQIFKIPPPSINFTLPSPILGMPCVPIFDPPWVPLNTGSVQDPINEDQSYSALIQPVHAIKSFSARAVSRSHQRAEHILKNLQQEEEKRRLGREASIITAIPVVQEACYEPTCSPPPEQEEEAEEVVNLTSRRLSVSPSCASSNSHRNYSFRRGSVWSVRSLASAEDEENTTEHTPTHHMLQPPQSVFPACICAAVLPIVHLMEDGEVREDGVAVSAVAKQILWNCLIEDPALVLRHFLEKLTVSNRQDELMYMLRKLLLNIGDLPAQTSHILFNYLVGLIMYFVRTPCEWGMDAISATLTFLWEVVGYVEGLFFKDLKQTMKKEQCEVKLLVTASMPGTKTLVVHGQNECDIPTQLPVHEDTQFEALLKECLEFFNIPEARSAHYFLMDKRWNLIHYNKTYVRDIYPFRRSVSPQLNLVHMLPEKGQELIQKQVFSRKLEEVGRVLFLISLTQHMPNVHKQSHVSLLQEDLLRLPSFPRTAIDAEFSLFNEPQGKELFGLDTLHKVLWIKLLEEMFVGMPSEYPWGDEMMLFLNVFNGALLLHPEDSSLLRQYTATAINTAIHFNHLFSLSGYQWILPTMLQVYADYESNPLLRQGIAFCCRQFYILHRKPFILQLFASVAPLLEFTTNTSTGLSKGVSAQCLFDLLVSLEGESQDALDALELVKAEKPLRSLDFCYGNEDLAFSISEAIKLCVTVVAYAPESFRSLQMLMVLEALVPCFLQKLKSNTVTMESASAARDEIAAIAALATSLQALLYSSETLTRPMTAPQMSRCDQGHKGGTAANHAMSGGVNTRDNLHLLEEGQGMPREELDERIAREEFRRPRESLLNICTEFYKHCGPRLKILQNVAGEPRVTALELLDIKSHMRLAEIAHALLKLAPYDTLTMESRGLRRYIMEMLPITDWSSEAVRPALILILKRLDRMFNKIHKMPTLRRQVEWEAASSLIEGICLTLQRQPIISFLPHLRSLINVCVNLVMGVVGPSSVADGLPLLHLSPYLSPPLPFSTAVVRLVALQIQALKEDFPLSHVISPFTNQERREGMLLNLLIPFVLTVGSGSKDSPHLEPPEIFLLLQTVINILLPPRIISTSRTKNFMLDASPAHCSTPGDTGKDLRREGLAESTGQAAYLALKVVLVCFERALGNQWYRLSLQVKEMALRKVGGLAFWDFIDFIVRTRIPIFVLLRPFIQCKLLTQPADSQEEITARHHIADQLERRFIPRPLCKSSLFAEFNNELKILKEAVHSGSAYQGKTSISTVGTSTSAYRLSLATMSRSNTGTGTVWEQDSQPSRQPSQDTLSRTDEDDEENDSVSIPSVVSEHDAFLPQVITQRRFSSHATGSVAPQPEAHRTTMLPSHRVASVQSEPGQQNLLIQPPLGRKRGLRQLRRPLLSIPKNEPRGRSGARLSTTRRSIQPKNKPLAHGDQKRSVTFTESPGQQPPTPSSAEPPAEGSKASPAFSKSPTLEVPSASSATVTADLHTPAISQVIPTISSKEKREQWGLRSSLSPPPSISRPSTPTPPSRTCSPLPLSRTCSPLPLSRTCSPLVLSRTSSPLPPPLPVLGTAPAPGPPPAPPLPPPVPFLPPPQPGRRGSGRAPETKRRRRFCLAAPTCCI, from the exons ATGGTGAAGAGGAAAAGCCTGGACGAGAACGAGCCGGAGTGCGGGAAAGGAATCCCGTTCCCCATCCAGACCTTCCTGTGGCGGCAGACCAG tgcATTTCTGCGTCCGAAGTTGGGGAAACAGTATGAGGCGTCCTGTGTG TCCTTTGAGCGAGTGCTGGTGGAGAACAAGCTCCACGGGCTGTCGCCGGAGCTGTCGGAGGCCATCCAGAGCATCTCCCGCTGGGAACTGGTCCAAGCGGCCCTGCCCCATGTCCTCCACTGCACCTCCATCCTGCTGTCGAACAGGAACAAACTGG GGCACCAGGACAAGCTGGGCGTGGCTGAGACCAAGCTGCTCCACACGCTGCACTGGATGCTGCTGGAGGCGGCGCACGAGTGCAACCACGAGCCCAGCCTGGGCCACGGCTGGTCCgcggggggcagcagcagcagcagcgccttCCTCCAGCCTGTGGGGAACCAGGGCTCATCCCCAGGGGCTCCTCTGGGTTCCTGCGCCGGCTCTTCCGCCCTGGGGGGGTCGGGCCCGCAGCACGGCAGCTCCCTgttggaggaggatgagaacgCTCGAGCTAAACTGTTCAACAAGAGCATGGCGACGGTGGAGCTGTTCGTTTTCCTCTTCGCGCCGCTCATTCACCGAATAAAG gagtcAGATCTGAACTTCCGTCTGGCCAGCGGTTTAGTGATATGGCAGCCCATGTGGGAGCACCGCCAGCCCGACATCCCCGCCTTCACCTTGCTCATCAAACCCATCAGAAACATTGTGACag CAAAGAGGAACTCCCCAGTGAACAACCAGTGCAGCCCCGGTGGGTCCGCTAACCCAGGTCCCATG TCTCAGGGCTTCCAGGTGGTCTGCGAAGCGGCCCGGTCCGActcgtcctcctcccccgcctccgCAGAGCAGAGCTGTCGCCGCGGTAACTCGGTGGAGAAAGGCGGCCCCTCCCAACAACCCCCGCCGGTCAAAGGCCCTTCCAAGAAAAA GACATCAGCCCCTGCAGGTCTGCCAGCATCTCTGGCCCAGCGAGCGCGCTACGCCACGTACTTTGACGTGGCCGTCTTGCGTTGCCTGCTCCAAACGCACTGGACAGAGGAGGGCGTTCACTGGGCCTTGATGTACTACCTGCAGCGACTGAGGCAGATCCTGGAGGAGAGGCCCGAGCGTGTCGCCGAGCCTTTGGCGGCGCCGCTGCCCCGGCCTCGCAGCAGCTCCATGGTGGCCGCCGCGCCTTCCCTCGTCAACACTCAAAAGACTCAG GACATGAGTCTGAAGTGCAACGAGGAGGAAAAGTCTCTCAGCACAGAGACCTTTGCAAAGGTTTCCCTGACCAACCTCCGTCGACAGGCCGTCCCTGACCTCGCCTCTGACCTGGGCATGAATATCTTCAAAAAG TTTAAGAACCGGCGTGAGGACCGTGAGAGGAAAGGTTCCATCCCCTTCCACCACACGGGGAAAAAACGACAGCGGCGCATGGGGATGCCGTTCCTGCTCCACGAGGACCAGCTGGATGTCTCACCGACGCGTAGCACCTTCTCCTTTGGAAGCTTCTCCGGCCTGGGCGATGACCGACGTGCTCTGGACCGCGGGGGCTGGCAGGCCACCTTCATGG GCAAGTTCACGCGGCGAGGCAGCACGGACACGGCTGCGGACGCCGACAGCCTGAACGCCAAGCACTCCCACTCGCACCACTCCCTGCTGAGAGACATGCCCGACCACTCCAACAGCCATAGCGACAACGCCGTCAAAGAGG TTCGGTCTCAGATCTCTACCATCACCATGGCAGCCTTTAACACCACAGTGGCGTCCTTCAATGTCGGCTACGCTGATTTCTTCACTGAACACATGAAGAGGCTGTGCAACCCCGTCGCCGTGCCGGAGATGCCGGTGGAGCCGCTGGCGTGCGCCAACTTGCCGCGCAGCTTCACCGACTCCTGCATCAACTACTCCTTCTTGGAGGAAGGGGAGAACATCGAGGGCACCAACAACTTTGTCCTGAAGAATGGAATGCTGGATCTGACA GCTGTGCTGCGCGCTCTCTACGCCGTCCTGAGCCACGACATCAGTTCGAGGATCTGCGACGTCACCCTCAACATCATCGActgcctcctgcagctgggCGTGGTGCCTGGGATGGGCAAGAAACTGTCCAAAGCTGAAAACAAGGAGAACCAGGAGGCGCGGGCCAAAGATGCGGCTGGTCAGGGACtaggaggaggagcccagggAGGTGGGGCTGTCCCAGGagcaggtggtggaggagatggaggcagcggtggtggtggtggaggaggtggtgggagtGGTGGAGGGAGTGGGCAGGGAAGCAAAGATGATGTGAAGAATAACAAGGATAATGACAAAAAG GAAGAGGGTTCCAGCTTCAGCACCCACCGTCTGGCTCTGACTATGCTGATAAAGATAGTAAAGTCGCTTGGATGCGCCTACGGCTGTGGCGAGGGACACCGCGGCCTCTCCGGAGACCGCCTCAGGATGCAG GCTCAGAACTGCTTGACCAGCCTGTACAAACTGGACAGGGTGCAGTTTCGCCAGACGATGCGCGAGTATGTCAACAAAGACTCCCTCAATAACATAGTGGACTTCCTGCATGCACTGCTGGGCTTCTGTATGGAGCCCATCACCGACA AGTACGGCAGTGCAGGTGAGAGGTCCAGGAGGgcgaaaaaaagaaacatcg ACAAGGCGGGCTTTGGGAACAACTTCACCACGGGGGACAACAAGTCCGTGGCACAGAATATggaggcggtggtggtgggATGCATGTTCAAGTCCCTCATCACCCGCTGTGCCTCCACCACGCACGAGCTGCACAGTCCGGAGAACCTG GGTCTATACTGCGACATCCGCCAGCTGGTGCAGTTCATCAAGGAGGCTCATGGCAATGTGTTCCGCAGGGTGGCGCTGAGTGCGCTCCTGGACAGTGCTGAGAAAATCACCACCGCCAAAAAAACGGACGAGAAGGAGGAAGCTAAACAATCCGGAGGCAGGAG CGATGAACAGATCCCAGGCGCTCTGCTGGGCAGGAAGGATTTCTGGAGGAAGATGTTCAAGTCTCAGAGCGCCGCGAGTGAcaccagcagccagtcagagcAAGACACCTCAGAGTGCACCACCGCCCACTCCGGCACCACCACCGACCGGCGCTCTCGATCCAGATCCCGCCGCATTTCCCTGCGTAAAAAACTCAAGCTGCCGATAG CATGCCGTGGGACCGCTCGCGCACcactcactctctctgtctTAC GAAACTGGCTGAAGCGGTCGTCTCTGTCGGGATTAACTGATGGCGTGGAAGACTTGCTGGATATCAGTTCAGTGGATCGTCTCTCCTTCATACggcagagttcaaag GTGAAGTTCACCAGTGCGGTAAAGCTGTCAGAAGGTGGCGCTGTGGGAGTAGAGTACACTCGGGACGAGGAGGAGAATTTCTTCAAGCGGCTCGGTAAATGGAGGTCTGGCAGGAGGAATCCATCCAAGCTTCACCACACAGAAGAGAAAGATG GACCTCACGGTTTCCAGGAGCATCTTGCAGCCAGTCAGGAGGCCATGAAGAATAAGAACGTGGTGAATTTGGGAGCCATCCGCCAGGGAATGAAGCGCTTCCAGTTCCTGCTGAACTGCTGCGAGCCGGGAACGATTCCCGATGCCTCCATCCTCGCCGCTGCTCTGGACCTG GAAGCACCGGTTGTGGCCCGAGCCTCCCTCTTCCTGGAATGTGCTCGTTTTGTCCACCGCTGTAACCGGGGCAACTGGCCTGAATGGATGAAGGGCCACCATGTAAATATCACCAAGAGGGGGTTGTCCAGGGGCCGATCTCCAATAGTGGGCAACAAGAGAAACCAGAAACTCCAGTGGAATGCAGCCAAACATTTTTGCCAGTGGGGAGAT GCCATCGGCACCAGGCTCAGCGAGCTCTGTCACTCTGACAGCGAGAGTCCTGCCAACATCCTGGGCTACATCTTTGACGAAGAGACCAAACGGAGAATGagaaaagaggatgaggaggaggactaTTTGGATGACA ACACCGTCAATCCCACAAAATGCGGCTGCCCCTTTGCGTTGAAGATGGCCGCCTGTCAGCTGCTTTTGGAAATCACCACTTTCCAGCGCGAGACCTTTCCCTGCTTACCACGGCCACGAACGGAGCCCCTTGTG GACCTGGACAGCTGCCGCCTGCGCCTGGATCCGGAGCTCGGGCGTCACCGCTACGAGAGGAAGATCAGCTTCGCGGGCATCCTGGATGATGAAGACGGGCACGATTCgctcaacagcagcagccacacgCTGAAGTCCGACACCACctgtgatgaaaagaaagggcAGGAAGCCCAAG ACGATCTCTCCCCGCTGCCGTCTTCTCCAGCGCCCATCCGAAAGATCCGCATCGGAGGCTCCCGCCTGCTCCAAATCAAAGGGGCTCGCAGCTTCCGTGTGAAGAAAGGAGGCTCCCTGTCATCCATCCGGAGGGCCGGAAGCCTCAAGAGCACCAAACTGTCCCGGCAAGACTCCGAGTCAGAGAATGAAGAAGGGCTGCTGTCACAGACGCACAGCCGGGACACCGTGACCGACATAG GCAGCCCATTCAGCACCAGTGAACCCAGCATCGAACCTGAGGGCCAGAGCTCAGGAGGCACCGAGGACAACTACCACCGCAACATGTCTTGGCTCCAC ATCATGATCCTGCTGTGCAACCAGCAGAGTTTCATCTGCACCCACATCGACTTCTGCCACCCGCGCTGTTACCAGCACCACAGCCGCTCCTGCGCTCGCCTGGTTCGGGCCATCAAACTTGTATACGGCGAGACGGTAGACAGTCTGAGAGAGGACAGCGCCATCTCTGGCCACATCATGGCACGTGCAAAGAAGAATAAGGAA TCTTCGGACAAGTCCTGCTTGAGGACCCCATCCATGAAGAGAAGACCCACTGACCCTAACACTGAAGGGAAGAAGGATACCGGCATGCTCAAGTATATCCGGAACCAG GTGATGAGTCTGTCGCcggctcctctctccctgctgATCAAGGCAGCTCCCATCCTGACTGACGACATGTACGGAGACATCCAGCCGGCGGCGTGGGAGCTCCTGCTCAGCGTGGACGAGCAtatggcagctgctgctg CTGCCATGTTCCTCCTGTGCGCAGTCAAAGTCCCCGACGCCGTCACCGAAATGATGATGGCGGAGTTGCATCACCAGGAGGCATGTCAGCGCATCAACTCCATCCTGAAGTTTTACACGCTGTGGCGTTTCCGCTACGAGGTCTGGCCTCGCATGGAGGAGGGAGCCCAGCAGATCTTTAAG ATACCTCCACCCAGCATCAACTTCACTCTTCCCTCGCCAATCCTGGGAATGCCCTGTGTTCCCATTTTCGACCCCCCCTGGGTGCCTCTGAACACCGGGAGCGTTCAGGACCCAATCAACGAAGACCAGTCT TATTCCGCATTAATTCAGCCAGTCCATGCCATA AAATCTTTCTCGGCGCGGGCCGTGTCGCGTTCCCACCAGCGGGCCGAGCACATCCTcaagaacctgcagcaggaggaggagaagcggcGGCTGGGCCGCGAGGCTAGCATCATCACCGCTATCCCTGTAGTTCAGGAGGCTTGCTACGAGCCCACTTGTAGCCCCCCTCCTGAGCAAGAGGAAGAAG CAGAAGAAGTGGTGAACCTGACATCCCGCCGTCTGTCCGTCAGTCCCTCCTGTGCCTCCAGCAACTCCCATAGGAACTACTCCTTCCGTCGAGGTTCCGTGTGGTCCGTCCGCTCTCTGGCTAGTGCTGAAG ATGaagagaacacaacagaacacacacccacacaccacatgTTACAGCCGCCCCAGTCTgtgttcccagcatgcatctgtgctgcagtgctgcCAATAGTGCACCTCATGGAGGATGGGGAGGTTCGAGAAGATGGAGTGGCTG TAAGCGCTGTGGCCAAACAAATCCTCTGGAACTGCCTGATTGAAGATCCGGCACTGGTTCTTCGCCACTTTTTAGAAAAGCTAACCGTGAGCAACCGACAG GATGAGCTCATGTACATGctgaggaagctgctgctcaacatCGGCGATCTGCCAGCTCAGACCTCTCACATCCTCTTCAACTACCTG GTTGGCCTGATCATGTATTTTGTGCGGACTCCGTGCGAGTGGGGGATGGACGCCATCTCAGCCACGCTAACCTTCCTGTGGGAGGTTGTGGGCTATGTGGAGGGACTGTTCTTCAAGGACCTCAAGCAGACCATGAAGAAGGAGCAGTGTGAGGTCAAACTGCTGGTCACCGCATCCATGCCGG GCACGAAAACACTGGTTGTTCACGGGCAGAATGAATGTGACATCCCGACACAGCTTCCAGTCCACGAAGACACCCAGTTTGAGGCTTTGCTCAAG GAGTGTTTGGAGTTCTTTAACATACCTGAGGCCAGATCAGCTCACTACTTCCTCATGGACAAACGGTGGAACCTGATCCATTACAATAAG ACGTATGTCAGAGACATCTACCCCTTCCGGAGGTCAGTCTCTCCTCAGCTCAATCTGGTCCACATGCTGCCTGAGAAAGGACAAGAACTGATCCAGAAACAG GTGTTTTCCCGTAAACTGGAGGAGGTTGGCCGGGTGCTCTTCCTTATCTCCCTTACTCAGCACATGCCCAATGTGCACAAGCAATCCCACGTCTCCCTACTGCAGGAAGACCTCCTGCGCCTGCCGTCCTTCCCCCGCACCGCCATCGATGCAGAGTTCTCGCTCTTCAATGAGCCGCAAG GCAAGGAGCTGTTTGGTTTGGACACCCTCCACAAGGTGCTGTGGATCAAGCTCCTGGAAGAGATGTTTGTGGGGATGCCCAGCGAGTACCCGTGGGGCGACGAGATGATGCTGTTCCTGAACGTGTTCAACggggcgctgctgctgcacccgGAGGACAGCTCTCTGCTCAGGCAGTACACGGCCACCGCCATCAACACGGCCATTCACTTCAATCACCTCTTCTCTCTGAGCGGCTACCAGTGGATCCTGCCCACGATGctgcag GTCTATGCTGACTATGAGAGCAACCCCCTGCTGAGACAGGGCATCGCGTTTTGCTGCCGGCAGTTCTACATCCTTCACCGCAAACCCTTCATCCTGCAACTGTTTGCCAGCGTGGCTCCTCTGCTGGAGTTTACT ACCAACACCAGCACCGGTCTGTCGAAAGGAGTGTCGGCTCAGTGTCTCTTTGACCTGCTGGTTTCTCTGGAGGGTGAGAGCCAGGACGCTCTGGACGCACTCGAACTCGTGAAAGCTGAGAAACCACTGCGCTCCCTGG ACTTCTGTTACGGCAACGAGGACCTGGCCTTCTCAATCAGCGAGGCCATCAAATTGTGCGTCACTGTGGTCGCCTACGCACCTGAATCCTTCAGGAG CCTTCAGATGCTAATGGTGCTCGAGGCCTTGGTGCCCTGCTTCCTTCAGAAGCTGAAGAGCAACACAGTCACGATGGAATCGGCATCGGCTGCCAGGGACGAGATCGCAGCCATCGCTGCTCTGGCCACATCGCTGCAGGCGCTCCTCTACAGCTCTGAGACCCTGACAAG GCCAATGACTGCACCCCAGATGTCCCGCTGTGATCAGGGCCACAAAGGAGGCACCGCAGCTAATCACGCCATGTCTGGAGGGGTCAACACCAG GGATAACCTCCATCTGCTGGAAGAGGGCCAGGGGATGCCGAGGGAGGAGCTGGACGAGCGCATAGCCAGGGAAGAGTTCCGCCGCCCCCGGGAGTCCCTCCTGAACATCTGCACAGAATTCTATAAGCACTGCGGACCGCGGCTCAAAATCCTGCAGAACGTCGCCGGTGAGCCGCGAGTCACAGCACTCGAGCTGCTGGACATCAAGTCGCACATGAG GCTGGCGGAGATTGCCCACGCCCTGCTGAAGCTCGCTCCCTACGACACGCTGACCATGGAGAGCCGAGGGCTGCGCCGGTACATCATGGAGATGCTGCCGATCACCGACTGGTCGTCGGAGGCCGTGCGGCCCgccctcatcctcatcctcaagAGGCTGGACCGCATGTTCAACAAGATTCACAAAATGCCAACGCTCAG GAGACAGGTAGAGTGGGAGGCGGCCAGCAGCCTGATCGAGGGAATCTGCCTAACGCTCCAGCGGCAGCCGATCATTTCCTTCCTCCCACACCTGCGCTCGCTCATCAACGTCTGTGTCAACCTG GTCATGGGTGTGGTCGGTCCATCTAGTGTAGCCGATGGGCTCCCCCTTCTCCACCTGAGCCCGTACCTCTCCCCCCCACTGCCCTTCAGCACGGCAGTGGTCCGACTGGTGGCCCTGCAGATCCAG GCCTTGAAGGAGGACTTTCCTCTCAGTCATGTGATCTCGCCTTTCACCAATCAAGAGAGGCGAGAGGGGATGCTCCTCAATCTGCTCATTCCATTTGTGCTCACTGTGGGCTCTGGAAGTAAAG ACAGTCCTCACCTGGAGCCACCTGAGATCTTCTTGCTGCTGCAGACGGTCATCAACATTCTCCTGCCTCCCCGGATCATCTCCACCTCACGCACCAAGAACTTCATGCTGGATGCTTCTCCGGCTCACTGTTCCACTCCAGGTGACACGGGGAAAGATCTGCGCCGTGAGGGTTTAGCTGAGTCCACCGGCCAGGCTGCATATCTGG ctctgaaggtggtCTTGGTTTGCTTTGAGCGCGCGTTGGGGAACCAGTGGTACCGACTTAGCCTACAGGTAAAAGAGATGGCTCTGAGAAAAGTGGGCGGTTTGGCGTTTTGGGACTTTATTGACTTCATTGTCCGGACCCGTATCCCGATCTTTGTCCTGCTCAGACCTTTCATCCAGTGCAAG TTGTTGACCCAGCCAGCAGATTCCCAGGAGGAGATAACAGCACGGCACCACATCGCCGACCAGCTGGAGCGGCGCTTCATCCCACGTCCTCTCTGCAAGAGCTCCCTGTTTGCCGAGTTCAACAATGAGCTCAAGATCCTCAAAGAGGCCGTTCACAGTGGCTCCG CCTATCAGGGCAAGACGTCCATCAGCACTGTGGGGACGTCCACGTCAGCGTATCGCCTCAGTCTGGCCACAATGTCGCGGTCCAACACGGGCACGGGCACCGTCTGGGAACAGGACAGTCAGCCTTCACGCCAGCCTTCGCAAGACACTCTCAGCCGCACTGATGAGGACGATGAAGAGA ATGATTCCGTGAGTATTCCCAGTGTGGTGAGCGAGCACGACGCCTTCTTGCCTCAGGTGATCACGCAGCGCCGTTTCTCCAGCCACGCCACCGGCTCGGTAGCCCCGCAGCCCGAAGCCCACCGCACCACAATGCTGCCAAGCCACAG GGTTGCCAGCGTGCAGAGTGAACCAGGCCAGCAGAACCTTCTGATCCAGCCACCATTGGGACGGAAACGAGGCCTCAGACAG CTGCGTCGCCCCCTGTTGTCCATCCCAAAAAATGAACCACGCGGCCGATCGGGAGCGCGGCTCTCGACGACCCGCCGGAGCATCCAGCCCAAGAACAAACCACTTG CTCACGGAGACCAAAAGAGATCCGTCACCTTTACGGAGAGTCCAGGACAGCAGCCGCCCACTCCCAGCTCTGCGGAGCCTCCGGCTGAAGGCAGCAAAGCCAGTCCTGCCTTTTCAAAGTCCCCAACCCTGGAGGTGCCATCGGCTTCATCGGCCACGGTCACTGCGGACCTGCACACTCCTGCCATCTCACAG GTCATTCCTACCATAAGCagcaaggagaagagagagcagTGGGGCCTCCGGAGCAGCCTCTCGCCTCCACCCTCTATATCCCGCCCCTCCACTCCAACGCCCCCATCCCGTACCTGCTCCCCTCTGCCCCTTTCCCGGACCTGCTCCCCTCTGCCCCTTTCCCGGACCTGCTCCCCTCTTGTCTTATCccgcacctcctctcctctgcccccacccctccccgtGCTGGGCACAGCGCCCGCGCcgggtcctcctcctgctcctccactgcCTCCCCCAGTCCCTTTCCTCCCTCCGCCCCAACCGGGCCGCAGAGGCTCAGGGAGAGCCCCGGAGACGAAGAGACGACGGCGCTTCTGCCTCGCAGCGCCAACCTGCTGCATCTGA